A stretch of the Actinomyces faecalis genome encodes the following:
- a CDS encoding potassium channel family protein: protein MAPSLDRTDSTLVIGLGRFGSAVAATLDRLGREVLAVESNPTIVRQWSGRIPLVEADATDMEALEQLGATEFGTAVVGVATSLEASVLITGNLVDLQTPQIWAKAISRAHGRILRRIGAHHVVYPEFDAGQRAAHLVSGRMLDYIEMEKGGFTIVKMRPPTELHGFTIGESKVRSRYGVTVFGLMSPGEPFEYATPDTLVSAEDVLVVGGDATLLERFANRA from the coding sequence ATGGCGCCCTCCCTTGACCGCACTGACTCCACCCTGGTCATCGGCCTGGGGCGCTTCGGCTCGGCCGTGGCCGCGACACTGGACAGGCTGGGCCGCGAGGTCCTCGCCGTGGAGTCCAACCCCACGATCGTGCGCCAGTGGAGCGGCCGTATCCCCCTGGTCGAGGCGGACGCGACGGATATGGAGGCCCTGGAGCAGCTGGGCGCCACGGAGTTCGGGACCGCGGTGGTGGGCGTAGCCACCTCCCTGGAAGCCAGTGTCCTCATTACCGGCAACCTCGTGGACCTGCAGACCCCTCAGATCTGGGCCAAGGCGATCTCACGCGCCCACGGACGCATCCTGCGCCGTATCGGTGCGCACCACGTCGTCTACCCCGAGTTCGACGCCGGGCAGCGCGCGGCCCACCTGGTGTCCGGACGGATGCTGGACTACATCGAGATGGAGAAGGGCGGCTTCACGATCGTCAAGATGCGTCCTCCCACAGAGCTTCACGGCTTCACGATCGGCGAGTCCAAGGTCCGCTCACGCTACGGAGTCACCGTCTTCGGTCTCATGAGCCCTGGCGAACCCTTTGAGTACGCGACTCCAGACACTCTGGTCTCAGCCGAGGACGTGCTGGTGGTCGGCGGTGACGCCACGCTCCTGGAGCGGTTCGCCAACCGCGCCTGA
- a CDS encoding adenosine deaminase, whose amino-acid sequence MRDLSTLPKAHLHLHFTGSMRLETLVDLAQGSRTRLPSSFIDGDPLRVPADHRGWFRFQRAYDTARHLVTSEETMRRIVVEAALDDAAEGSRRLEIQVDPTAYAPYVGGITPALEIILDAARQATVLSGVEVAVIVAASRIRHPLDARTLARLAVRYAGDEPGTVVGFGLSNDERAGDTASWGPAFGIARRAGLASLPHGGELLGPSHVRDVVSALGPTRLGHGVRTAEDPALLDEVVARGISLEVCPASNVSLGVYHEPADVPLPTLLDHGAQVALSADDPLLFHSRLTDQYEIARGLGLDDAALAELARGSIRASLASPSSKAAWLAEVDQWLATPQD is encoded by the coding sequence ATGCGCGACCTGTCCACCCTGCCCAAGGCGCACCTGCACCTGCACTTCACAGGATCGATGCGCCTGGAGACGTTGGTGGACCTCGCCCAGGGCTCACGCACCCGGCTGCCGTCCTCCTTCATCGACGGCGACCCTCTGCGCGTCCCGGCTGACCACCGCGGCTGGTTCCGCTTCCAGCGCGCCTACGACACGGCCCGGCACCTGGTCACGAGCGAGGAGACGATGCGACGTATCGTCGTCGAGGCCGCGCTCGACGACGCGGCGGAGGGCTCCCGTCGCCTGGAGATCCAGGTGGACCCCACCGCCTACGCCCCCTACGTCGGCGGGATCACCCCGGCCCTGGAGATCATTCTCGACGCCGCACGCCAGGCCACGGTCCTGTCCGGCGTCGAGGTCGCCGTCATCGTGGCGGCCTCACGGATCCGCCATCCCCTGGACGCCCGTACCCTCGCGCGCCTGGCAGTGCGCTACGCAGGCGACGAGCCGGGGACGGTCGTCGGCTTCGGCCTGTCCAACGACGAGCGGGCCGGGGACACCGCCTCGTGGGGACCGGCCTTCGGTATCGCGCGGCGGGCGGGGCTGGCCTCGCTGCCCCACGGCGGTGAGCTGCTGGGCCCCTCCCACGTACGCGACGTCGTCAGCGCGCTCGGTCCCACCCGCCTCGGGCACGGGGTCCGTACCGCCGAGGACCCGGCACTGCTGGACGAGGTCGTGGCCCGCGGTATCAGCCTGGAGGTGTGCCCTGCCTCGAACGTGAGCCTCGGGGTCTACCACGAGCCCGCAGACGTACCGCTGCCGACTCTGCTCGACCACGGCGCGCAGGTGGCGCTGAGCGCTGACGACCCCCTGCTCTTCCACTCTCGCCTGACCGACCAGTACGAGATCGCCCGTGGTCTGGGACTGGATGACGCCGCCCTGGCCGAGCTCGCACGAGGATCGATCCGGGCCTCGCTGGCCTCGCCGTCGTCCAAGGCAGCCTGGTTGGCCGAGGTCGACCAGTGGCTGGCTACCCCGCAGGACTAG
- the rplK gene encoding 50S ribosomal protein L11, with translation MAPKKKVAGLIKLQIQAGQANPAPPIGPALGQHGVNIMEFCKAYNAATESQRGNVIPVEITVYEDRSFTFVTKTPPAAELIKKAAGVAKGSSTPHTAKVGNLTAAQVKEIAEMKMADLNANDVEAASKIIAGTARSMGITVDA, from the coding sequence ATGGCTCCCAAGAAGAAGGTCGCTGGGCTGATCAAGCTCCAGATCCAGGCCGGCCAGGCCAACCCCGCCCCGCCGATCGGCCCCGCGCTCGGTCAGCACGGCGTCAACATCATGGAGTTCTGCAAGGCCTACAACGCCGCGACCGAGTCGCAGCGCGGCAACGTCATCCCGGTGGAGATCACGGTCTACGAGGACCGCTCCTTCACCTTCGTGACCAAGACGCCGCCGGCCGCTGAGCTCATCAAGAAGGCCGCCGGTGTGGCCAAGGGCTCCTCGACCCCCCACACCGCCAAGGTCGGCAACCTCACCGCCGCCCAGGTCAAGGAGATCGCCGAGATGAAGATGGCGGACCTCAACGCCAACGACGTCGAGGCTGCCTCCAAGATCATCGCCGGCACCGCCCGTTCCATGGGCATCACGGTCGACGCCTGA
- the nusG gene encoding transcription termination/antitermination protein NusG yields the protein MSEENLPEGTVADSADQVDQEASADDVEAAEPAEAAPEPVAEVDPVEEFRKQMSSLPGEWYVLHTYSGYERRVAADIMARAENFELEDYVFDAVVPMETVIEVKNAGKKKEVSRVRIPGYVFVRMDLDDPETSDRVWRTIKDTPAVTGFVGDRYNPVPLTVDEAVSQLGPTPEEVAAKQAAAANAAPEEGGRTQVVEGGQVYEVAFEVGESVIVTDGPFESLPATISEIHPETQKLQVLISLFGRDTPAELSFTQVAKI from the coding sequence GTGTCAGAGGAGAATCTCCCCGAGGGGACCGTGGCGGACTCTGCCGACCAGGTGGACCAGGAGGCTTCGGCCGACGACGTCGAGGCTGCCGAGCCGGCTGAGGCGGCGCCCGAGCCGGTGGCTGAGGTCGACCCGGTCGAGGAGTTCCGCAAGCAGATGTCCTCGCTGCCTGGCGAGTGGTACGTCCTGCACACCTACTCCGGCTACGAGCGCCGCGTCGCTGCGGACATCATGGCCCGCGCCGAGAACTTTGAGCTGGAGGACTACGTCTTCGACGCCGTCGTCCCGATGGAGACGGTGATCGAGGTCAAGAACGCGGGGAAGAAGAAGGAAGTCTCCCGCGTGCGCATCCCCGGCTACGTCTTTGTCCGCATGGACCTGGACGACCCGGAGACCTCGGACCGCGTGTGGCGCACCATCAAGGACACCCCGGCTGTCACCGGCTTCGTGGGCGACCGGTACAACCCGGTCCCGCTGACCGTCGACGAGGCCGTCTCCCAGCTCGGCCCCACGCCTGAGGAGGTTGCTGCCAAGCAGGCTGCTGCCGCCAACGCTGCTCCTGAGGAGGGTGGTCGTACGCAGGTGGTCGAGGGCGGCCAGGTCTACGAGGTGGCCTTCGAGGTCGGCGAGTCCGTCATCGTCACTGACGGCCCCTTCGAGTCCCTGCCCGCCACGATCTCGGAGATCCACCCCGAGACCCAGAAGCTGCAGGTGCTGATCTCCCTCTTCGGCCGCGACACCCCGGCCGAGCTCTCCTTCACCCAGGTCGCCAAGATCTGA
- a CDS encoding pyridoxal phosphate-dependent aminotransferase: MSTAPRARVSARLAAIAPSATLAVDAKAKALKAAGRPVIGFGAGEPDFPTPDYIVEAAVAAAKDPLNHKYSPAKGLPALREAIAAKTLRDSGYEVSPDDVIVTNGGKQAVYEAFAALVDPGDEVILPAPYWVTYPECVRLAGGVPVEVFAGAEQGYKVSVEQLEAVRTERTKVLLVCSPSNPTGAVYTPEELTAIGQWALEHGIWVVTDEIYEHLLYDGAQAAHIVRLVPELAEQTVVLNGVAKTYAMTGWRVGWLIGPSDVVKAATNLQSHLSSNVANVSQRAALAAVAGDLAAVEKMREAFDRRRRLMVDMLSGIEGLTVPHPQGAFYAYPSIEGLIGKSLRGTVIDSSITLAGTILEEVDVAVVPGEAFGRSGFLRLSYATSDDAIREGIGRLASLLAEAE, encoded by the coding sequence GTGAGTACTGCACCTCGGGCACGTGTCTCCGCCCGTCTCGCTGCCATTGCCCCCTCAGCCACGCTCGCCGTCGACGCCAAGGCCAAGGCCCTCAAGGCCGCTGGTCGTCCCGTCATCGGCTTCGGTGCCGGCGAGCCCGACTTCCCGACCCCGGACTACATCGTCGAGGCCGCCGTCGCCGCGGCCAAGGACCCGCTCAACCACAAGTACTCCCCCGCCAAGGGGCTTCCGGCACTGCGCGAGGCGATCGCGGCCAAGACGCTGCGCGACTCCGGCTACGAGGTGAGCCCGGACGACGTCATCGTCACCAACGGCGGCAAGCAGGCCGTCTACGAGGCCTTCGCCGCACTGGTGGACCCGGGTGACGAGGTCATCCTCCCCGCTCCCTACTGGGTGACCTACCCCGAGTGCGTGCGCCTAGCCGGCGGCGTCCCGGTCGAGGTCTTCGCCGGCGCGGAGCAGGGGTACAAGGTGAGCGTCGAGCAGCTGGAGGCGGTACGCACCGAGCGCACCAAGGTCCTTCTGGTGTGCTCGCCCTCCAACCCGACCGGCGCGGTCTACACCCCCGAGGAGCTCACCGCCATCGGCCAGTGGGCCCTGGAGCACGGGATCTGGGTCGTCACCGACGAGATCTACGAGCACCTCCTCTACGACGGCGCGCAGGCTGCGCACATCGTCCGGCTCGTCCCGGAGCTGGCTGAGCAGACCGTGGTGCTCAACGGTGTCGCCAAGACCTACGCCATGACCGGGTGGCGCGTGGGATGGCTCATCGGCCCGAGCGACGTCGTCAAGGCTGCCACCAACCTCCAGTCCCACCTGTCCTCCAACGTCGCCAACGTCTCCCAGCGCGCTGCCCTGGCGGCCGTGGCCGGTGACCTCGCTGCCGTGGAGAAGATGCGTGAGGCCTTCGACCGCCGGCGCCGGCTCATGGTGGACATGCTCAGCGGCATCGAGGGCCTGACCGTTCCCCACCCTCAGGGCGCCTTCTACGCCTACCCGAGCATCGAGGGCCTGATCGGCAAGAGCCTGCGCGGCACGGTCATCGACTCCTCGATCACCCTGGCCGGCACGATCCTCGAGGAGGTCGACGTCGCCGTGGTCCCCGGTGAGGCCTTCGGACGCTCCGGGTTCCTGCGCCTGTCCTACGCGACGAGCGACGACGCGATCCGCGAGGGTATCGGCCGCCTCGCCTCGCTGCTGGCTGAGGCTGAGTAG
- the rplA gene encoding 50S ribosomal protein L1 — MTKRSKAYRAAAEKIQSGILYTPAEAVKLAKATAVTKFDSTVDVVFRLGVDPRKADQMVRGTVSLPHGTGKTARVIVFAQGDRAQQALDAGADEVGGDELIEKVAGGWTDFDAAVATPDLMGKVGRLGRVLGPRGLMPNPKTGTVTMDVAKAVSDIKGGRIEFRVDRAANLNFIIGKSSFTEEQLVDNFRAALDEILRLKPATSKGRYILKATMTTTMGPGIPLDVTK; from the coding sequence ATGACTAAGCGCTCCAAGGCCTACCGCGCCGCCGCTGAGAAGATCCAGTCCGGGATCCTCTACACCCCGGCCGAGGCCGTCAAGCTCGCCAAGGCGACCGCCGTGACGAAGTTCGACTCCACCGTGGACGTCGTCTTCCGACTCGGTGTCGACCCCCGCAAGGCCGACCAGATGGTGCGAGGCACCGTGTCCCTGCCGCACGGTACCGGCAAGACCGCCCGAGTGATCGTCTTCGCTCAGGGCGACCGCGCCCAGCAGGCTCTTGACGCCGGGGCCGACGAGGTCGGCGGCGACGAGCTCATCGAGAAGGTCGCCGGCGGCTGGACGGACTTCGACGCCGCCGTCGCCACCCCCGATCTCATGGGCAAGGTCGGCCGCCTGGGCCGTGTCCTGGGTCCCCGTGGCCTCATGCCCAACCCCAAGACCGGCACCGTGACGATGGACGTGGCCAAGGCCGTGTCCGACATCAAGGGCGGTCGTATCGAGTTCCGCGTCGACCGCGCCGCGAACCTCAACTTCATCATCGGCAAGTCCTCCTTCACCGAGGAGCAGCTGGTGGACAACTTCCGCGCCGCCCTGGACGAGATCCTGCGTCTCAAGCCGGCCACCTCCAAGGGCCGCTACATCCTCAAGGCCACGATGACCACGACCATGGGCCCGGGCATCCCGCTCGACGTCACCAAGTGA
- a CDS encoding UDP-N-acetylmuramate dehydrogenase, with product MSDQLGTSNIIGDSLSDTEQCMMPISVDASPEQWPAPVPSLAREPGAATPATTLAELTTMRVGGPVGEYVEATTEAEMIDAVRQADDAGRPLLVIGGGSNIVASDAGFDGLVLRDSRQEVSLLADDRCGGVEISATAGTTWDDLVRQAVASQWGGFETLSGIPGTVGAAPVQNIGAYGTEVAELLASVRVWDRAAGQALQLPLSRLRLSYRDSELKRSLTDPQVGGGRTWGPTGRWVVLSATFSVRQASLSSPIAYNQLAQALGTEPGERVDALAVREAVLDLRRSKGMVLDPGDHDTWSAGSFFTNPVLTTEQAEHLPADAPRYPVTDHTRVVPGTVPAPVVEGLVKTSAAWLIEHAGFSKGFSVACEGAAGPAASLSTKHVLALTNRGSARARDVTDLRDAVVEGVRRAYGIMLVPEPVHVGW from the coding sequence ATGAGCGACCAGCTCGGGACCAGCAACATCATCGGAGACTCGCTCAGTGACACCGAGCAGTGCATGATGCCGATCTCGGTGGACGCCTCGCCGGAGCAGTGGCCCGCACCGGTGCCCTCGCTCGCTCGTGAGCCCGGGGCGGCTACGCCTGCGACGACGCTGGCCGAGCTGACGACGATGCGCGTGGGCGGTCCCGTGGGCGAGTACGTCGAGGCCACGACCGAGGCCGAGATGATCGACGCCGTTCGTCAGGCTGACGACGCCGGGCGTCCCCTGCTCGTCATCGGCGGCGGCTCGAACATCGTCGCCTCCGACGCCGGCTTTGACGGCCTGGTGCTGCGAGACTCCCGTCAGGAGGTCTCCCTCCTGGCTGACGACCGCTGTGGCGGGGTCGAGATCAGCGCTACCGCAGGCACCACCTGGGACGACCTCGTACGTCAGGCCGTGGCCAGCCAGTGGGGTGGTTTCGAGACCCTGTCAGGGATCCCCGGCACGGTCGGAGCGGCGCCGGTGCAGAACATCGGGGCCTACGGCACTGAGGTCGCCGAGCTCCTGGCGAGCGTGCGCGTGTGGGACCGGGCCGCCGGCCAGGCACTGCAGCTGCCTCTGTCCCGCCTGCGGCTGTCCTACCGGGACTCCGAGCTCAAGCGGTCCCTGACCGACCCGCAGGTCGGAGGCGGGCGGACGTGGGGGCCCACAGGTCGCTGGGTCGTGCTGTCCGCGACCTTCTCGGTGCGCCAGGCCTCACTGTCGTCGCCCATCGCCTACAACCAGCTGGCCCAGGCGCTGGGCACTGAGCCGGGCGAGCGGGTGGACGCACTGGCCGTGCGTGAGGCGGTCCTCGACCTGCGTCGCTCCAAGGGCATGGTGCTGGACCCTGGTGACCATGACACCTGGTCCGCCGGCTCCTTCTTCACCAACCCGGTGCTCACCACTGAGCAGGCCGAGCACCTGCCGGCTGACGCTCCTCGCTACCCGGTCACCGACCACACCCGCGTCGTGCCGGGAACGGTCCCTGCGCCCGTGGTGGAGGGCCTGGTCAAGACCAGCGCCGCGTGGCTGATCGAGCACGCAGGATTCTCCAAGGGCTTCAGCGTGGCTTGTGAGGGAGCAGCAGGTCCGGCCGCCAGCCTGTCCACCAAGCACGTGCTGGCCCTGACCAACCGAGGCTCCGCCCGAGCCCGCGACGTCACCGACCTGCGTGACGCCGTCGTCGAGGGCGTGCGTCGGGCCTACGGCATCATGCTCGTTCCCGAGCCCGTGCACGTGGGCTGGTAG
- a CDS encoding 30S ribosomal protein bS22, protein MGSVIKKRRKRMSKKKHRKLLRKTRHQRRNKK, encoded by the coding sequence ATGGGATCTGTCATCAAGAAGCGCCGCAAGCGCATGTCCAAGAAGAAGCACCGCAAGCTGCTGCGCAAGACGCGTCACCAGCGTCGCAACAAGAAGTGA
- a CDS encoding TrkH family potassium uptake protein produces the protein MASVPTQPSPSRMPRRARRTDGEPSRPRGWHAPLPLGVIRRRAAQPRPVNPDLVYYRPVTKEDGWLHRLTQRFQVRARVERAARFAPARLAVLVFAFIVVAVTALLCLPMSTPGDQPAASFVDALFTATSAVCVTGLTTVDTATAWSTFGQGVIIMGAAVGGLGIMTMASLLSFAVSRHVGLTQRMLAATENQSRLGDVASLLRAVIYTALGVEAVLAAILLPRFLTLGLDPWHSLWYAVFMSASIFNNAGFVIMPEGLAPYASDWWMGLPIILGTFVGAIGFPVILDVVRHRRRPRLWTLHTKLTLTTYLALTALSSVTIAAFEWTNPNTYGPLPVGGKLLTALLNGVNARSSGLSTIPPEHMHEATWFLQDTLMFIGGGSASTAGGIKVSTFAVLLLAVAAEARGDQDIEAFGRRITLPTVRLSVAVALIGSAAVGISTLLLLQITDLSLDRILFEVISAFATVGLSTGITPVLPESGKYVIIVLMFVGRVGTMTAASALAMRERRRVIRMPAERPLIG, from the coding sequence ATGGCGTCCGTGCCGACTCAGCCCTCGCCGTCCCGTATGCCGCGCCGCGCCCGCCGCACCGACGGCGAGCCCAGCCGCCCTCGTGGCTGGCACGCGCCACTGCCCCTGGGCGTCATCAGGCGCCGGGCCGCCCAGCCCCGGCCCGTCAACCCCGATCTCGTCTACTACCGCCCGGTCACCAAGGAGGACGGCTGGCTGCACCGGCTGACCCAGCGGTTCCAGGTCCGCGCCCGCGTCGAGCGGGCCGCGCGCTTCGCCCCGGCACGTCTGGCGGTCCTCGTCTTCGCCTTCATCGTCGTGGCAGTGACTGCCCTGCTGTGCCTGCCGATGTCGACGCCGGGCGACCAGCCGGCCGCCAGCTTCGTTGACGCGCTGTTCACCGCCACCTCAGCCGTGTGCGTGACCGGCCTGACGACCGTCGACACGGCGACGGCATGGTCCACGTTCGGCCAGGGCGTCATCATCATGGGCGCAGCCGTGGGCGGCCTGGGCATCATGACCATGGCGTCCTTGCTGTCCTTCGCCGTGTCACGCCACGTGGGGCTGACCCAGCGCATGCTCGCTGCCACCGAGAACCAGTCGCGGCTGGGCGACGTCGCCTCCCTGCTGCGGGCCGTCATCTACACGGCACTGGGGGTCGAGGCCGTCCTCGCCGCGATCCTGCTGCCGCGCTTCCTGACCCTGGGGCTCGACCCGTGGCACTCACTGTGGTACGCGGTGTTCATGTCAGCCTCGATCTTCAACAACGCGGGCTTCGTCATCATGCCCGAGGGGCTGGCTCCCTACGCCTCGGACTGGTGGATGGGACTACCCATCATCCTGGGCACCTTCGTGGGCGCGATCGGCTTTCCCGTGATCCTCGACGTCGTCAGGCACCGCCGTCGTCCTCGGCTGTGGACGCTGCACACCAAGCTGACGCTCACCACCTACCTGGCCCTCACCGCGCTCTCGTCAGTCACGATCGCAGCCTTTGAGTGGACCAACCCTAACACCTACGGACCGCTACCGGTGGGGGGCAAGCTACTGACCGCCCTGCTCAACGGCGTCAACGCTCGCTCCTCAGGCCTGTCCACGATCCCACCAGAGCACATGCACGAGGCGACCTGGTTCCTCCAGGACACGCTCATGTTCATTGGCGGCGGCTCCGCCTCCACGGCCGGAGGCATCAAGGTCTCGACCTTCGCCGTCCTCCTGCTGGCGGTCGCTGCCGAGGCACGAGGAGACCAGGACATCGAGGCCTTCGGCCGGCGGATCACGCTGCCCACCGTCCGCCTCAGCGTGGCGGTGGCGCTGATCGGCTCAGCGGCGGTCGGGATCTCGACGCTGCTGCTGCTGCAGATCACCGACCTGTCCCTGGACCGCATCCTGTTTGAGGTCATCAGCGCCTTCGCCACCGTGGGCCTGTCCACCGGGATCACGCCGGTCCTGCCCGAGAGCGGGAAGTACGTCATCATCGTGCTCATGTTCGTCGGCCGGGTGGGCACCATGACAGCCGCCAGCGCCCTGGCCATGCGCGAGCGCCGCCGGGTCATCCGCATGCCAGCCGAGCGCCCGCTCATCGGCTAG
- a CDS encoding helix-turn-helix domain-containing protein has translation MAPGTSPSGASGAPSFLTVAEVAAMLRVSKMTVYRMVHSGDLPAMQVGRSFRVPERAVEEYLAASLGDWGHEDSASTGS, from the coding sequence ATGGCACCGGGTACTTCTCCCTCCGGCGCATCAGGCGCCCCCTCGTTCCTGACCGTGGCCGAGGTCGCAGCCATGCTGCGCGTGTCCAAGATGACGGTCTACCGCATGGTGCACTCCGGCGACCTGCCGGCGATGCAGGTCGGTCGTTCCTTCCGCGTGCCTGAGCGCGCGGTCGAGGAGTACCTGGCTGCGAGCCTAGGTGACTGGGGCCACGAGGACTCGGCGTCGACGGGCTCCTGA
- the rplL gene encoding 50S ribosomal protein L7/L12: MAKLTTDELIEAFKELTLIELSEFVKAFEETFDVTAAAPAAVAVAGAPAAGGEAAAAEEKDEFDVILESAGDKKIQVIKEVRALTSLGLKEAKELVDGAPKPVLEGANKEAAEKAKEALEGAGATVTLK, translated from the coding sequence ATGGCGAAGCTGACCACTGACGAGCTCATCGAGGCCTTCAAGGAGCTCACCCTCATCGAGCTGTCCGAGTTCGTCAAGGCCTTCGAGGAGACCTTCGACGTCACCGCTGCTGCCCCGGCCGCTGTCGCGGTTGCCGGCGCCCCCGCCGCTGGCGGCGAGGCTGCCGCTGCCGAGGAGAAGGACGAGTTCGACGTCATCCTCGAGTCCGCTGGCGACAAGAAGATCCAGGTCATCAAGGAGGTGCGCGCCCTGACCTCCCTCGGCCTGAAGGAGGCCAAGGAGCTCGTCGACGGCGCTCCCAAGCCCGTCCTCGAGGGCGCCAACAAGGAGGCCGCCGAGAAGGCCAAGGAGGCCCTCGAGGGCGCCGGCGCCACCGTCACCCTCAAGTGA
- the secE gene encoding preprotein translocase subunit SecE has product MSEGATVAKGAQPKKIKAGPFGRLALFFRQVIDELRKVVWPTRNELWTYFLVVVVFIVAIMAYTGVLDLVFDRIVMWVFA; this is encoded by the coding sequence ATGAGTGAAGGCGCGACTGTCGCCAAGGGCGCACAGCCGAAGAAGATCAAGGCAGGCCCCTTCGGCCGCCTGGCGCTCTTCTTCCGCCAGGTCATCGACGAGCTCCGCAAGGTCGTGTGGCCGACCCGCAACGAGCTGTGGACCTACTTCCTCGTGGTGGTGGTCTTCATCGTGGCGATCATGGCCTACACCGGGGTCCTCGACCTCGTCTTCGACCGCATCGTCATGTGGGTCTTCGCCTGA
- a CDS encoding phosphotransferase yields MSNAPAGYEPEDVALLTGPQAALVLAAALVPAGQQLVSWEVHSVHHRPGAGVSVGYTVVVASTGGLRTTQYLCATTARLSSPQAPGLMTVAPAGLLRRSPAPIRVWRHPADPELPALPVACTPALLSQRLGVPVQTSIVAYRPTRRAVVRVTFGDGTTAYAKVFRPGQAAAFAKRQRMLRASGVPVPEVLRADADGLVLLSTGRGVALSVLLSRGMDSTTSARVFASLTQVLNTLPAQALALEARPAWSDRVRHYAHAAATVLPEHAARARAVADGVEALMRTSDPGPVVPVHGDFYEANVLMEGEAVASLLDVDSLGPGRRVDDLACLLGHVSVLDHLAPASYPRLRPVLETWTALAQAQCDPVALRARCAGVVLSLVAGARREDGGPWRPDAEGRLARAETWLAQAREIQARRGAH; encoded by the coding sequence ATGAGCAACGCACCGGCCGGTTACGAGCCAGAGGATGTCGCGCTCCTGACAGGCCCTCAGGCGGCCCTGGTCCTTGCCGCGGCGCTGGTGCCGGCAGGCCAGCAGCTGGTGAGCTGGGAGGTTCACTCTGTCCATCACCGGCCGGGCGCCGGCGTCTCGGTCGGCTATACCGTCGTCGTCGCCTCCACGGGCGGGCTGCGTACGACCCAGTACCTGTGCGCGACGACGGCTCGGCTGTCCTCCCCGCAGGCCCCGGGCCTCATGACGGTCGCCCCGGCAGGCCTGTTGAGGCGCTCCCCGGCGCCGATCCGCGTGTGGCGCCATCCCGCTGACCCGGAGCTGCCGGCCCTGCCCGTGGCGTGCACGCCGGCTCTGCTCAGCCAGCGCCTGGGAGTCCCTGTCCAGACCTCGATCGTGGCGTACCGGCCTACGCGCCGCGCCGTGGTGCGTGTGACCTTCGGGGACGGCACCACGGCCTACGCCAAGGTCTTCCGCCCCGGACAGGCGGCAGCCTTCGCCAAGCGGCAGCGGATGCTGCGGGCCTCGGGCGTGCCGGTGCCCGAGGTCCTGCGTGCCGATGCTGACGGGCTGGTGCTGCTGTCCACCGGACGCGGCGTGGCGCTGTCCGTGCTGCTCTCCCGGGGTATGGACTCCACGACGTCGGCGAGGGTGTTCGCCTCCCTGACCCAGGTGCTCAACACCCTGCCGGCCCAGGCGCTGGCGCTGGAGGCCAGGCCGGCGTGGTCGGACCGGGTACGTCACTACGCCCACGCGGCAGCCACGGTGCTTCCCGAGCACGCCGCACGCGCCCGGGCGGTGGCTGACGGCGTCGAGGCTCTCATGAGGACCTCGGACCCGGGGCCGGTGGTCCCGGTCCACGGGGACTTCTACGAGGCGAACGTGCTGATGGAGGGCGAGGCCGTGGCCAGCCTGCTGGACGTGGACTCGCTGGGGCCTGGGCGGCGTGTGGACGACCTGGCCTGCCTGCTCGGGCACGTCAGCGTGCTTGACCACCTGGCGCCCGCCTCCTACCCGCGTCTGCGTCCGGTGCTGGAGACCTGGACGGCCCTGGCACAGGCCCAGTGCGATCCGGTGGCGCTGCGGGCGCGCTGTGCCGGTGTGGTGCTCTCACTCGTGGCTGGCGCTCGTCGCGAGGACGGAGGGCCGTGGAGGCCCGACGCTGAGGGACGTCTGGCTCGTGCCGAGACCTGGCTCGCCCAGGCTCGCGAGATCCAGGCACGTCGAGGCGCGCACTAG
- the rplJ gene encoding 50S ribosomal protein L10, whose translation MARPDKEAAVAELAGKFRDSGAVLLTEYRGLTVAELKELRRSLAGNAEYAVVKNTLAAIAARQVGLEAIADDLKGPTALTFVSGEPVEAAKALRDFAKDNAKLVVKGGVMDGNVLDASEVDKLASLESREVLLAKAAGAMKASLSKAAYLFVAPASKAVRTVDALRDKQETAA comes from the coding sequence ATGGCAAGGCCTGACAAGGAAGCGGCTGTTGCCGAGCTCGCGGGCAAGTTCCGCGACTCCGGTGCGGTGCTGCTGACTGAGTACCGCGGACTGACCGTCGCCGAGCTCAAGGAGCTGCGTCGTTCACTCGCTGGTAACGCCGAGTACGCCGTGGTGAAGAACACGCTTGCTGCCATCGCCGCCCGCCAGGTCGGCCTGGAGGCCATCGCTGACGACCTCAAGGGCCCCACGGCCCTGACCTTCGTCTCCGGCGAGCCGGTTGAGGCTGCCAAGGCGCTGCGTGACTTCGCCAAGGACAACGCCAAGCTCGTCGTCAAGGGCGGTGTCATGGACGGCAACGTCCTGGACGCCTCCGAGGTTGACAAGCTGGCTTCGCTCGAGTCCCGCGAGGTTCTGCTCGCCAAGGCTGCGGGTGCCATGAAGGCGTCCCTGTCCAAGGCTGCGTACCTCTTCGTCGCGCCCGCCTCCAAGGCGGTCCGCACTGTCGACGCCCTGCGCGACAAGCAGGAGACCGCGGCCTGA